A stretch of the Aegilops tauschii subsp. strangulata cultivar AL8/78 chromosome 4, Aet v6.0, whole genome shotgun sequence genome encodes the following:
- the LOC141021723 gene encoding uncharacterized protein: MDDIVSKTKQHLTLLGDLKETFSNLREYKVKLNPEKCVFSVRAGKLLGFLYSERGIENYPHYQNMCYGVYFTAKKLKQYFQEHVVTVVGTTPLGEIIRCRDASGWVAKWALELASHTILYEPRTMIMSQALADFLVDWTETRYMPPPPDSTHWRMHFDGSKMRLGLGAGIVLSCLKDDHLKYALQIHFAASNNIAEYEALVHGLRFAKEHGIRRILCYGDLDLVVQQCSGQ, from the exons ATGGACGACATTGTGTcgaagaccaagcagcacctcacgctcctcgGCGACCTGAAGGAGACCTTCTCCAACCTACGCGAGTACAAGGTCAAACtcaacccagaaaagtgtgttttcAGCGTCAGGGCCGGAAAGCTGCTCGGCTTCCTCTACTCGGAGCGCGGCATTGAG aactacccgcactaccagaataTGTGTTACGGCGTGTACTTCACTGCCAAGAAACTAAAGCAGTACTTCCAAGAGCATGTCGTCACCGTGGTCGGCACGACCCCTCTCGGCGAAATCATCAGGTGCCGGGATGCCTCTGGCTGGGTCGCCAAGTGGGCGCTCGAGCTAGCCagccacaccatcctctacgagcctCGCACCATGATCATGTCCCAAGctttggccgacttcctcgtcgactggaccgaGACCCGGTACATGCCGCCGCCACCGGACTCGACGCACtggcgcatgcacttcgacggctcgaAGATGCGACTCGGCCTAGGGGCCGGCATCGTGCTATCCTGCCTCAAGGACGACCATCTCAAGTATGCACTACAGATCCACTTCGCTGCCTCCAACAACATCGCCGAGTATGAAGCCCTTGTGCACGGCCTCCGGTTTGCCAAGGAACACGGCATCCGGCGCATTTTGTGCTACGGTGACTTGGACCTGGTGGTGCAGCAGTGCTCCGGCCAGTAG